The Pontibacter pudoricolor genome contains a region encoding:
- a CDS encoding DEAD/DEAH box helicase, translating to MSIAALGLSQALQKAIKEQGYTDLYPIQEQAIPAILKGNDVLGIAQTGSGKTAAFALPILELLHKKTSSKNRFVKALVLVPTRELAVQVEETFYNLSLHLPRKVKTLAVYGGISINPQMMKLSGTDVLVATPGRLLDLIDHNAVKLAEVEILVLDEADKMLNLGFKEEMDRIFALLPAQRQSLLFSATLGGDIQTIVETQLHSPVTIQVEAEASVPELIDQVAYQVSPEKKGPLLRYLIKQENMEQVLVFASSIRTADNIVGKLKKHGIEAAALHGDKSQGARTEALKQFKAGKIRVLVATDLASRGIDIKFLPFVINYELPRSPKDYVHRIGRTGRAEATGKAISLITPEDAHHFKIIQKKMGKQVTIVQSEDLDLNGV from the coding sequence ATGTCAATTGCTGCTTTAGGCCTGTCTCAGGCGCTGCAAAAAGCTATAAAAGAACAAGGCTACACGGATTTATATCCGATACAGGAGCAGGCCATACCTGCCATATTAAAAGGAAATGATGTGCTTGGTATTGCCCAGACCGGATCCGGTAAAACAGCAGCTTTTGCCTTGCCTATTTTGGAGCTTCTTCATAAGAAAACGTCCTCTAAAAACCGTTTTGTAAAAGCCTTGGTGCTGGTGCCGACCCGCGAACTGGCCGTGCAGGTAGAAGAAACTTTTTACAACCTAAGTTTGCATTTGCCCCGGAAAGTAAAGACACTGGCTGTGTATGGTGGCATTTCTATCAATCCGCAGATGATGAAGCTGAGTGGAACCGATGTGCTGGTGGCTACACCGGGGCGTTTGCTGGATTTGATAGACCATAATGCGGTGAAATTGGCGGAAGTGGAGATACTGGTGCTGGACGAAGCGGATAAAATGCTGAACCTTGGCTTTAAGGAAGAAATGGACCGGATATTTGCCTTACTGCCGGCCCAACGCCAGAGCCTGCTGTTCTCGGCTACTTTAGGTGGCGATATTCAAACTATAGTTGAAACGCAGTTACATTCTCCTGTAACGATACAGGTTGAAGCCGAGGCTTCCGTACCCGAACTGATAGACCAGGTGGCCTACCAGGTTTCTCCAGAAAAGAAAGGACCCTTGCTACGATACCTCATAAAACAGGAGAATATGGAGCAGGTATTGGTATTCGCATCCTCTATCCGGACGGCCGATAACATAGTTGGCAAACTGAAGAAACATGGCATAGAAGCAGCAGCGTTACACGGTGATAAAAGCCAGGGTGCAAGAACTGAAGCGTTGAAGCAGTTTAAAGCCGGCAAAATTCGTGTTTTGGTAGCCACAGACCTTGCCTCGCGCGGTATTGATATCAAGTTTTTGCCCTTTGTTATAAACTATGAATTGCCCCGCTCGCCCAAAGATTATGTGCACCGCATTGGCCGCACAGGCAGGGCAGAGGCTACCGGTAAAGCTATCTCTTTAATCACACCCGAAGACGCGCATCACTTCAAGATCATCCAGAAAAAAATGGGTAAGCAGGTAACTATAGTTCAGTCGGAGGATCTGGATTTAAATGGAGTGTAG
- a CDS encoding acyltransferase family protein, whose amino-acid sequence MEQIDKQLSFKIRLLSLVSMILVVYVHAYTLDLNGYAGALTEHKNYNTFIQDFISHGVARVATPLFFTVSGFLFFIGFKPKAAVILQKINKRISSLLIPFLLWSAFGIGLYYVLQLFPPITPYFPNRIIRDMSFEQLLTTLVLHPIPYQLWFLRDLMILALVAPAVWLFVKYLQENFLALLAVTWFADLDFGIFVSESLLFFSLGCYLKLNPDLVAKLKTNYNFLPVLLGWLGLLIFKTELSFLGYDNQLVLMLLHKLAIVTGFVATWQCINRVVDKTRIVNRKWLFSAVSPFFIYAFHEPLLTICKKGLLLILYSGTDITSLLVYLFAPIVVILASIMAGEILRRTTPGFFQVITGNRDKPAESPLVNTPAQTQLLVKTQA is encoded by the coding sequence ATGGAACAAATCGATAAGCAATTAAGCTTTAAAATAAGGTTGTTATCGTTAGTTTCAATGATACTGGTAGTTTATGTGCATGCGTATACACTGGATCTGAATGGTTATGCCGGAGCGTTAACAGAACATAAAAACTACAATACTTTTATTCAGGATTTTATCTCGCATGGTGTTGCCCGTGTGGCTACTCCTCTGTTCTTTACCGTTTCAGGGTTTCTTTTCTTTATCGGGTTTAAACCAAAAGCGGCAGTTATTCTGCAAAAAATAAATAAACGGATTTCGTCCCTGCTTATACCTTTTCTGCTTTGGTCAGCGTTTGGTATTGGTCTCTATTATGTCTTACAGCTTTTCCCACCCATTACACCATACTTCCCGAACAGAATTATCCGGGATATGAGCTTTGAGCAGTTGCTTACTACCCTTGTATTGCATCCTATACCCTATCAGTTGTGGTTCCTGCGCGACCTGATGATACTTGCCCTGGTGGCTCCGGCAGTCTGGCTCTTTGTAAAATACCTGCAGGAAAATTTCCTGGCGCTGTTGGCTGTTACGTGGTTCGCTGACCTTGATTTCGGAATTTTTGTTTCCGAGTCGCTGCTTTTTTTCTCCTTGGGATGTTATCTGAAACTCAATCCTGACCTGGTTGCAAAATTAAAAACCAACTATAACTTTTTACCGGTTCTGCTTGGTTGGTTAGGCTTACTAATCTTTAAAACGGAACTGAGTTTTCTGGGCTACGACAACCAACTGGTTTTAATGTTGCTGCACAAACTGGCTATAGTTACAGGATTTGTAGCAACCTGGCAATGCATAAATAGAGTAGTGGATAAAACGCGGATTGTTAACCGTAAGTGGCTTTTCAGTGCTGTTTCGCCTTTCTTTATCTATGCCTTCCATGAGCCGCTGCTAACCATTTGCAAGAAGGGGCTTTTATTGATACTATACTCCGGCACTGATATTACCTCGCTTCTTGTGTACCTGTTCGCTCCTATAGTTGTGATACTGGCAAGCATAATGGCAGGCGAAATACTGCGGAGAACAACACCCGGCTTTTTCCAGGTAATCACCGGTAACCGCGATAAACCTGCTGAAAGCCCATTAGTTAATACCCCGGCGCAGACACAGCTACTGGTTAAAACGCAGGCATAG
- a CDS encoding SDR family oxidoreductase yields MKAEPMLKEGALQGKTIIVTGGGTGLGRSMVKYFLELGANAVICSRKMDVLQKAAEELMQETGGQVLPIACDVRKYNEIGAMLQATIDKFGSVDVLVNNAAGNFVSPTERLSHKAFDVITDIVLKGSYNCTLALGKHWIEKKQPATILNIVTTYAWTGSGYVVPSACAKAGVLAMTRSLASEWAKYGIRSNAIAPGPFPTEGAWTRLFPKQLADKLDPLKRIPVGRFGEHQELANLAAYLVSDYASFVNGEVVTIDGGEWLYGAGEFNSFDMIPQEMWDAMEKQMRGKGQ; encoded by the coding sequence ATGAAGGCAGAACCAATGCTGAAAGAAGGTGCCCTGCAAGGTAAAACAATTATAGTTACAGGCGGCGGCACCGGGCTTGGCCGCTCTATGGTGAAGTATTTTCTGGAACTGGGCGCCAACGCCGTTATCTGCAGCCGCAAAATGGATGTGCTCCAAAAAGCAGCTGAAGAACTGATGCAGGAAACCGGCGGACAAGTTTTGCCTATAGCCTGCGACGTGCGCAAGTACAACGAGATAGGAGCCATGCTGCAGGCAACTATAGATAAGTTTGGCAGCGTAGATGTGCTGGTGAATAACGCAGCCGGCAACTTTGTAAGCCCAACCGAGCGCCTGAGCCACAAAGCGTTTGACGTGATTACAGATATAGTACTGAAAGGAAGCTACAACTGCACACTGGCTTTAGGCAAGCATTGGATAGAAAAGAAGCAACCTGCAACCATACTGAACATAGTTACCACCTATGCCTGGACTGGATCAGGTTATGTGGTGCCATCGGCTTGTGCTAAAGCCGGTGTGCTGGCCATGACGCGCTCGCTGGCATCTGAGTGGGCCAAATATGGTATCCGTTCCAACGCTATTGCGCCAGGTCCATTCCCAACAGAGGGCGCCTGGACACGCCTGTTCCCGAAACAGCTGGCCGATAAACTAGACCCATTGAAACGCATACCTGTAGGCCGTTTTGGAGAACATCAGGAACTGGCCAATTTAGCTGCTTACCTGGTATCTGATTATGCTTCTTTTGTGAATGGGGAAGTAGTAACGATTGATGGCGGCGAATGGCTGTATGGTGCAGGTGAGTTCAATTCCTTTGATATGATTCCGCAGGAAATGTGGGATGCGATGGAAAAGCAGATGCGCGGCAAAGGTCAGTAA
- a CDS encoding DNA/RNA non-specific endonuclease translates to MKKSLHRVLYLAFAGLMLVSCSKDNVQPDGVVKDLEGVSKVANATATKDSNLAMGNPSGAGTSYSNYLINKSQFSMSYNSYRGTPNWVSWHLSSAWLGSTPRQDDFRADNSLPTAFYRVTPADYTGSGFDRGHNTPSADRTLTVTDNSATFLMSNMIPQAPTNNQQTWANLENYCRTLVNQGNELYIIMGSYGTGGTGSAGYKTTLAGGKVTVPNRIWKVIVVLPVGTGDAARVTTGTRVIAIDTPNSTSISSSWGGYRTTVDAIESSTGYNILSNVSSTVQSVIEARVDNGPTS, encoded by the coding sequence ATGAAAAAATCTTTACACCGCGTACTGTATCTTGCCTTCGCGGGCCTGATGCTTGTGTCCTGTTCGAAGGACAATGTGCAACCCGATGGAGTTGTAAAAGACCTCGAGGGAGTGTCGAAAGTAGCAAATGCCACCGCTACAAAAGATAGCAACCTGGCGATGGGTAACCCAAGCGGAGCCGGAACCAGTTACTCTAATTACCTGATCAACAAAAGCCAGTTCTCTATGTCGTACAACAGCTACCGCGGTACGCCAAATTGGGTAAGCTGGCATTTAAGCAGCGCTTGGCTGGGCAGCACGCCACGCCAGGACGATTTCAGGGCAGATAACTCACTGCCTACTGCATTCTACCGTGTTACGCCTGCCGATTACACTGGTAGCGGTTTCGACCGTGGTCATAATACGCCTTCAGCTGATCGTACCCTAACCGTTACCGACAACTCGGCTACTTTCCTGATGAGCAACATGATTCCGCAAGCACCAACCAATAACCAGCAGACGTGGGCAAACCTTGAAAACTACTGCCGCACATTAGTAAACCAGGGTAACGAACTATACATTATTATGGGGAGCTATGGTACAGGCGGAACTGGAAGCGCAGGTTACAAAACTACACTGGCCGGTGGCAAAGTTACTGTACCAAACCGCATCTGGAAAGTTATAGTGGTGTTACCGGTTGGTACCGGCGATGCTGCCCGTGTTACTACAGGCACCCGTGTTATCGCAATTGATACCCCGAACTCAACATCTATCAGCAGCAGTTGGGGTGGATACCGCACTACCGTAGATGCCATCGAATCTAGCACGGGTTACAATATTTTATCGAATGTTTCGAGCACTGTACAAAGTGTGATTGAGGCTCGCGTAGATAACGGCCCTACTTCGTAA
- a CDS encoding phytoene desaturase family protein, translated as MQYDVVVIGSGFGALSAAALLCKRGLSVCILEQAKYPGGCATTYKRQGYWFETGATTLVGLDDNMPLRYLLDETGIQLPNLRKLEVPMQVQLSNGEIVTRYPDMEQWIAEAERVFGKPGQRAFWEHCYNFSKQVWRVSLQQQSFPFSNFQDFLQAFTSFRPAQLQLIPGAFRTMENVLKRFNLLDNKLFVDFVNEQLLITAQNYLGEVNELFGATALCYTLFGNYYVDGGLINLVKPVLNYSLANGATIKYGHEVTRIIPGNGNYRSITTKGEFTSRFVISGVPLNNTQYLFENPTIKKRLQQYILPSRELNGAFTMSLVLRKKRNLSTLHHQLHVAGGLPVIGSKSIFISFSHPADTLRAPEGEQVTSISTHIARPQNTIIHNKQIIEKAILARLAQAELVMPEDIICYQSATPGAWQFWTGRAYGAVGGYPQYNRIKPWQMKDARLDHKGAYVCGDTVYPGQGIVGVCLSGIIAFRKLMQDHF; from the coding sequence ATGCAGTACGATGTAGTGGTAATCGGTTCTGGTTTTGGCGCGCTATCAGCGGCGGCATTGTTGTGCAAACGCGGGCTAAGTGTCTGTATACTGGAACAGGCCAAATACCCGGGCGGCTGCGCTACAACTTATAAACGGCAAGGATACTGGTTTGAGACGGGTGCTACCACTTTGGTTGGCCTGGACGACAACATGCCTCTACGTTACCTGCTCGATGAAACCGGCATACAACTACCAAACCTGCGTAAACTGGAAGTACCCATGCAGGTACAGTTATCCAACGGCGAAATTGTTACACGCTACCCGGATATGGAACAATGGATTGCTGAAGCAGAACGGGTTTTCGGGAAGCCTGGCCAGCGCGCTTTCTGGGAGCATTGTTATAATTTCAGCAAACAGGTATGGCGCGTTTCGCTGCAGCAGCAAAGCTTTCCGTTCTCAAATTTTCAAGATTTCTTACAGGCATTTACTTCCTTCCGGCCTGCACAATTGCAACTTATACCCGGCGCTTTCCGGACAATGGAAAATGTACTAAAGCGCTTTAACCTGCTGGATAATAAGTTGTTTGTTGATTTTGTAAATGAACAGCTGCTGATAACAGCCCAGAATTACCTGGGAGAAGTGAATGAGCTTTTCGGGGCTACGGCCTTATGTTACACCCTGTTTGGCAACTATTACGTTGATGGCGGCTTGATAAACCTGGTAAAGCCTGTACTTAACTATAGCTTAGCGAATGGCGCAACTATAAAATACGGGCATGAAGTAACACGTATTATTCCAGGAAATGGCAACTATAGATCTATAACTACAAAAGGAGAATTTACCAGCCGCTTTGTGATAAGTGGCGTGCCGCTCAACAACACACAATACTTGTTTGAAAACCCAACTATAAAAAAGAGGTTACAGCAATATATTTTACCTTCCAGGGAGTTAAACGGTGCTTTCACAATGAGCCTGGTGCTCAGAAAAAAGCGGAATCTGTCGACGCTTCATCATCAGCTGCATGTTGCAGGTGGCCTGCCAGTAATCGGAAGCAAAAGCATTTTTATCAGTTTCAGTCACCCGGCAGACACGCTTCGGGCACCGGAAGGGGAGCAAGTCACCAGTATCAGCACCCACATTGCCCGCCCGCAAAATACGATCATCCACAATAAGCAGATCATCGAAAAAGCCATATTAGCTAGGCTGGCACAAGCTGAACTTGTAATGCCTGAAGATATTATTTGTTACCAGTCTGCCACACCGGGCGCCTGGCAATTCTGGACAGGCAGGGCCTATGGAGCAGTAGGGGGTTACCCGCAATACAACCGCATTAAACCATGGCAAATGAAAGATGCCCGCCTGGACCATAAAGGAGCTTATGTATGTGGTGATACCGTATATCCTGGTCAGGGTATAGTTGGTGTTTGCCTGAGCGGGATTATCGCTTTCCGCAAACTGATGCAGGATCATTTTTGA
- a CDS encoding SDR family oxidoreductase: MSEKADISILGCGWLGLPLAETLVNSGKRVKGSTTSPAKLEILEQKGIQPYLVNLQPEAVDEMALADFLEADVLVLNIPPKLRSDGGSNYLEQLNLLLKAMLDSPVKKVLFASSTSVYNDLNRIVTEEDTALTKESDPGYALLRAEKLFMDREEWLTTIVRFAGLVGEDRRPGRFMAGKKDVPGGDAPVNLIHREDCVLILKRIIEQEKWGEIYNACSDVHPMRKDFYPAATMALDLEPPTFLEMAETNFKLISNQKLKDDLPYVFQYPDPMHFF; encoded by the coding sequence ATGAGCGAGAAAGCTGATATCAGCATATTAGGTTGTGGCTGGCTGGGCCTGCCTTTAGCGGAGACATTGGTAAATTCAGGCAAACGGGTGAAAGGCTCTACCACCTCCCCTGCAAAACTGGAAATACTCGAGCAGAAAGGCATACAACCTTACCTGGTGAACCTGCAACCCGAAGCAGTGGACGAAATGGCTCTGGCTGATTTCCTGGAAGCGGATGTGCTTGTACTGAACATACCGCCTAAACTGCGCTCCGATGGTGGAAGCAATTACCTGGAACAATTAAACCTGCTCTTAAAGGCCATGCTGGATTCGCCGGTTAAGAAGGTATTATTTGCCTCCTCTACCTCCGTGTATAACGACCTGAACCGTATCGTTACAGAAGAAGATACAGCACTTACAAAAGAAAGTGATCCAGGCTATGCCCTGCTGCGTGCTGAAAAGCTGTTTATGGACCGCGAAGAGTGGCTGACAACTATAGTTCGGTTTGCCGGACTGGTTGGCGAAGACCGCAGACCGGGCAGATTTATGGCTGGTAAAAAAGATGTGCCGGGTGGCGATGCACCTGTTAACCTCATTCACCGGGAAGATTGTGTGTTGATACTGAAGCGCATTATAGAACAGGAAAAGTGGGGCGAAATTTACAATGCCTGCTCCGACGTGCACCCCATGCGCAAAGACTTTTACCCTGCCGCTACTATGGCCCTTGACCTGGAGCCTCCAACCTTCCTGGAAATGGCGGAAACAAACTTTAAGCTCATCAGCAACCAGAAACTGAAAGATGATCTGCCGTACGTATTCCAGTACCCCGACCCCATGCACTTCTTTTAG
- a CDS encoding BaiN/RdsA family NAD(P)/FAD-dependent oxidoreductase gives MKVIVIGGGAAGFFGAITCAQANPDAEVVLLEKTNKLLAKVLVSGGGRCNVTHNCFSPGPLSQHYPRGAKPLKEAFKTFGAQETVTWFEQRGVKLKTEADGRMFPVTDNSQTIADCLLQEARKAGVTIKTGVGVSRITPPDPTINQLSFIVHLSNGTELTADEVLICTGGNPKATGYDWLRELGHPIQEPVPSLFTFNVPGNPLKELMGISVPHAKVRIAGQKLEYEGPLLITHWGYSGPAVLKLSAWGARIFHQQNYSFTALINWIPTHSEESLRTELQNYRQAHPKKTVTTNPLFNLPQRLWKALTTLAEIQSETKWAEMPAKNTNKLVEALLRMAVEVKGKTTFKEEFVTCGGIDLSHVNMKTMESRLHPGLHFAGEVLDIDGITGGFNFQAAWTTGYLAGSAMAAKP, from the coding sequence ATGAAAGTTATAGTTATCGGTGGTGGAGCTGCCGGTTTTTTTGGGGCGATAACGTGTGCACAGGCTAACCCTGATGCTGAAGTAGTGTTGCTCGAGAAAACAAACAAGTTGCTGGCAAAAGTACTGGTTTCAGGTGGCGGGCGCTGCAACGTAACGCACAACTGCTTTTCTCCTGGTCCATTGTCGCAACATTACCCGCGTGGGGCAAAACCACTTAAAGAAGCTTTTAAAACATTTGGTGCACAGGAAACGGTTACCTGGTTTGAACAACGGGGCGTAAAACTTAAAACTGAAGCCGATGGGCGTATGTTCCCGGTCACGGACAACTCTCAGACTATAGCGGATTGTTTGTTGCAGGAAGCCCGCAAAGCTGGGGTAACTATAAAAACAGGCGTTGGTGTTTCCCGCATTACTCCTCCTGACCCAACTATAAACCAACTCAGCTTTATAGTTCACTTAAGTAACGGTACCGAACTAACAGCTGATGAAGTGTTAATCTGTACCGGTGGCAATCCTAAAGCAACCGGTTACGATTGGTTGCGAGAGCTTGGTCACCCGATACAGGAGCCTGTGCCTTCGCTATTTACCTTTAATGTGCCGGGAAACCCGCTAAAGGAGTTAATGGGCATATCCGTACCTCACGCTAAAGTGCGCATAGCCGGCCAGAAACTGGAGTACGAAGGCCCGTTACTTATAACGCACTGGGGCTATAGTGGTCCGGCTGTACTGAAGTTGTCTGCCTGGGGTGCACGAATTTTCCATCAACAGAACTATAGTTTTACGGCACTTATAAACTGGATCCCAACACACTCCGAGGAAAGCCTTCGGACTGAATTACAGAACTATAGACAAGCGCATCCAAAAAAGACGGTAACTACCAATCCGCTCTTTAACCTGCCGCAACGCCTCTGGAAAGCATTAACCACGCTAGCCGAAATTCAATCTGAAACAAAATGGGCAGAGATGCCAGCGAAAAACACAAATAAACTGGTAGAGGCGCTGCTCCGTATGGCTGTGGAGGTGAAAGGCAAAACCACATTTAAAGAAGAGTTTGTGACCTGTGGCGGCATAGACCTGAGCCATGTGAACATGAAAACCATGGAAAGCCGCCTGCACCCGGGTTTACATTTTGCCGGCGAAGTGCTGGACATTGATGGCATAACCGGTGGCTTTAATTTCCAGGCTGCCTGGACGACAGGCTACCTGGCGGGTAGTGCAATGGCGGCCAAACCATAA
- a CDS encoding ferritin-like domain-containing protein gives MEINKEVFSTVHHLIERCKDGAKGYKTAAEDVEDRDLKELFMKYAVQRDSMITELQAELHKMGKTDDESSSLEGTVHRIWIDIKSAISSKDRKRILEECERGEDYAVKAFEEARQADLPGNLKQIVEQQYIDVKHAHDHIRALRDKARSEA, from the coding sequence ATGGAAATCAATAAAGAAGTATTCTCGACAGTGCACCACCTGATAGAAAGATGTAAGGATGGCGCCAAAGGATACAAAACTGCCGCTGAAGATGTGGAAGACAGAGACCTGAAAGAATTATTTATGAAATACGCTGTGCAGCGCGATAGCATGATAACAGAACTACAGGCAGAACTTCATAAAATGGGTAAAACTGACGATGAGTCCAGTTCCCTGGAAGGTACTGTACACCGTATCTGGATCGACATCAAATCTGCCATCAGCTCAAAGGACAGGAAACGAATTCTGGAAGAATGCGAGCGTGGCGAAGACTATGCTGTTAAAGCGTTTGAAGAAGCCCGCCAGGCAGATTTACCAGGCAACCTGAAGCAGATTGTTGAGCAGCAGTACATTGATGTAAAGCATGCACATGATCATATCCGTGCACTGCGCGATAAAGCCAGAAGCGAAGCGTAA
- a CDS encoding DEAD/DEAH box helicase, which yields MNKIRFDELPLSPEVQRAIADMGFEEASPIQTEAIPVIMEGRDIIGQAQTGTGKTAAFGIPTIESIDENDRSVQALILCPTRELAIQVAGEIQKLIKYKPNISIVPIYGGQAYDRQLRALKQGVQIVIGTPGRVMDHVERGTLRLDKIRKIILDEADEMLDMGFRDDIEFVLSKMPEERQTIFFSATMSKPIMDLTKRYQKDPVIVKVVHKELTVTNIDQIYFEVRNSMKQEVLSRVLDMFNMKSVVIFCNTKRMVDELVTSLQSRGYLADALHGDLNQNQRSNVMGKFRNAQLEILVATDVAARGLDVENVEAVFNYDLPQDEEAYVHRIGRTGRAGKSGKAYSFVSGRSDMYKLKDIMRYTKANIQLQQVPSYEDVNELRTSMFLEKVREVLEKGNLTKHITSIEKLVNEDYTSLEVAAALLKMTLKEAKVKEAGKEAEKGLGFSKEGFDRLFITIGKKDRVHPKDLIDLLVANSDIPAAKVGDIDLYDKFSFVEVPSEYTANILEKVGRIEVDGRMVVVEKSDKKGGGKEGGDREDRGGRGGSRFGGGDRDRDRGDRGGSRFGGPRGGGDRDRGGDRGGSRFGGGDRDRGGDRGGSGSRFGGSDRDRGGDRGGFRRKRF from the coding sequence ATGAACAAAATCAGATTTGACGAGCTTCCGCTTTCGCCGGAAGTTCAGCGTGCTATCGCAGACATGGGCTTCGAAGAGGCCTCTCCAATCCAGACAGAAGCAATACCGGTTATTATGGAAGGCCGTGACATTATTGGTCAGGCACAGACAGGTACAGGTAAAACTGCCGCTTTTGGTATTCCAACTATAGAAAGCATTGATGAGAACGACCGCAGTGTGCAGGCGCTTATCCTTTGCCCAACCCGCGAACTGGCTATTCAGGTAGCAGGCGAGATTCAGAAATTAATTAAGTATAAGCCAAATATCAGCATCGTTCCTATTTACGGTGGCCAGGCTTACGACCGTCAGCTGCGTGCCTTAAAGCAAGGTGTTCAGATCGTGATCGGTACGCCGGGTCGTGTAATGGACCACGTAGAGCGCGGAACTTTACGTCTTGATAAGATCCGTAAGATCATTCTGGATGAGGCAGATGAGATGCTTGACATGGGTTTCCGTGACGATATCGAGTTTGTATTGAGCAAAATGCCGGAAGAACGCCAGACGATCTTCTTCTCAGCTACCATGTCTAAGCCGATCATGGACCTTACAAAGCGTTACCAGAAAGATCCGGTAATTGTGAAAGTGGTTCATAAGGAGCTTACCGTTACCAACATCGACCAGATTTATTTTGAAGTGCGTAACAGCATGAAGCAGGAAGTACTTTCTCGCGTGCTGGATATGTTCAACATGAAGTCTGTTGTGATCTTCTGTAATACGAAGCGCATGGTGGATGAACTGGTAACAAGCCTGCAGAGCCGTGGTTATTTAGCCGATGCCCTGCACGGTGACCTTAACCAGAACCAGCGCTCTAACGTGATGGGCAAGTTCCGTAACGCACAGCTGGAGATACTGGTAGCTACAGACGTGGCAGCCCGTGGTCTGGATGTGGAGAACGTGGAAGCCGTATTTAACTACGACCTACCGCAGGATGAAGAAGCTTATGTGCACCGTATCGGCCGTACAGGTCGTGCCGGTAAATCAGGTAAGGCTTACTCTTTTGTATCTGGCCGTTCGGATATGTACAAGCTGAAGGATATCATGCGCTATACAAAAGCAAATATCCAGTTGCAGCAAGTGCCTTCTTACGAAGATGTGAACGAACTGCGTACCAGCATGTTCCTTGAAAAAGTGCGTGAAGTACTGGAGAAAGGAAACCTTACCAAGCATATCACCAGCATAGAGAAACTGGTAAACGAAGACTATACTTCGCTTGAAGTTGCTGCTGCGTTGCTTAAAATGACACTGAAAGAAGCAAAAGTAAAGGAGGCTGGTAAAGAAGCTGAAAAAGGACTTGGTTTCTCTAAGGAAGGTTTCGACCGCCTGTTTATCACCATCGGGAAAAAAGACCGTGTGCATCCGAAAGACCTGATCGATCTGTTAGTTGCAAACTCCGATATTCCGGCTGCTAAAGTGGGTGATATTGATCTGTACGACAAGTTCAGCTTTGTGGAAGTGCCTTCAGAATATACAGCCAACATACTTGAGAAAGTAGGCCGTATTGAAGTGGACGGACGCATGGTTGTTGTTGAGAAGTCTGATAAAAAAGGCGGTGGCAAAGAAGGCGGTGATCGTGAAGATCGCGGTGGAAGAGGTGGCAGCCGTTTCGGCGGTGGCGACAGAGACCGTGATCGTGGTGACCGTGGTGGTAGCCGTTTTGGTGGCCCACGTGGTGGAGGCGATCGTGACCGCGGTGGCGACAGAGGTGGCAGCCGCTTTGGCGGTGGCGACAGAGATCGTGGTGGTGACCGCGGTGGAAGTGGCAGCCGTTTCGGTGGCAGCGATCGTGACCGTGGTGGTGACAGAGGTGGTTTCCGCAGAAAAAGATTTTAA